TATCAAAAAAAGTACGATAATCCTATTCAAGAATTAACAATGGAATTAAGGTATTATGATGATAATCTTCAAGAGACGAATGATTACAAAAGACTATACTATCATTTAGATACCTTACTTGACAATTCAATAGTTTCACTTGAAAATAAAAAGGATAAGCGAAGTGCTTATACTGGAAAGATAGATTATGTTTATCCTTTTAATATGTTTACTAAATTAGAATTAGGATACCAATTATTTTACCAAGCCATCAACTACAACTATACTAATAACGAAATCGAATATAAACCATTTCAATACAGTGAACTTAGAAATGCTGGTTACACGGGTATTACTTTTAAAAAGAAAAAATGGGCAGGTTTAGCAAATATTCGGTTAGAACATAGCCTTAATGATATTAATAAAAATGAACAATCCAATTACATTTGTATTTTACCCTCCACTTCTGTTCAGTATAAAATAAATGGAAAACAAAATATTAAAGCTAATTATAATCGACGCATAAATAGACCAGGTATTAATAACTTATATCCTTATGTGAAAATTTCAGATTTTCAATTTTCTCAAGGTAATCCATACCTTGAACCGGAATACTCAGACAAATTTCAGTTAACATATTCTTTAAATTTTAATAGTAATTTCATTTCAACTAATATTTATTATACTAAATTCTCAGATAAGATTGGGATTGCATACAAGTATATCGAGAGCAATTCAGAATCGGACGAATCCTTTATTGTTTCTTACCCAAAGAATTTACTTAACGGATTTGAACGAGGCATAGGATTAAATGCAACATTAAAATTTTTAAATATTAATGCTCGCCTTTATCAAGGTCATTTAGATGAATATAAGGAAGAAAATATAGAAGCTCAGAAATATTCATCGTTTAGTGTAAATGGCTATTTATATAGCAAACTTCCTTTTAAAATGAGAGGATTTGCATATTTCAATTATGATGGCGTTGATGTAAACCTGCAAAGTAAAATTTATAACACGCCATTTTATGGGTTTGGAGCACAAAAAAATATAGGAAACCATACTTTAGGATTTTTCTACTTATTACCATTTTCTAAAAATGTGACTGTAAATAGAACCGAAACTTATACATCAGGATTCAATTCAAAAACAACTTTTGATTTGGATTTAAGCTATTTTATCCAAATAATGTATTCTTATCGTTTCAATAATGGAAAATCAGTAAAAAAGACACATAGAGAAATTGAAACAGAGGACAACTTTAAAACTAAAGGGGTAAATTCAAATTTATTCTAATACCAGTTTGGTTACTTCATTTATTTCATTTGAAATCTTTATGGCTTCATTAATAAGCTCCTGGGGGTACTCATTTAATTGAAGTATTCTAATGGCATTTCTATTCTTTAATTTACCTTCTTTAAGTTTGTAGTCAAAATCAACAGAATTATCTTTTACTAATTCACTAAAATGATATAATTCAAACTCGTCTTTTAATAATTCAGTTAATTCTATATCATGAGTTGACACGAAAACTATGTTTGTATTACCT
This is a stretch of genomic DNA from Candidatus Delongbacteria bacterium. It encodes these proteins:
- a CDS encoding TonB-dependent receptor, whose translation is MKDRQPLEFATVVLQQLPDSSIVKGVLTQSSGRYIFENIVPDKYYLSVSYNGFQKQGKQIVINKNTTSCDTIFLSEMVNKITEITVTGNYIKGTEQVDRTVYRVPKAVAETSINGFEVLRKIPSVQVDFNNNIKLNGSTNFIINVDGKIRNKEFIAKLLPSDIESIEIINDPSGKYDGNIDGVINILLKKEKRIGISGNIQLIKKTSLDLNGGTTGSLDYGFKKISFYITGNSFIQNLNTSSASNYKYYYKGIENSVSKLCGDGELKINTTTINTGFDYYINDKNTLSFNFSFKPLNQDLLSENVGSFKGIDSLNTSIINPTSNKITNQENVFSLFYQKKYDNPIQELTMELRYYDDNLQETNDYKRLYYHLDTLLDNSIVSLENKKDKRSAYTGKIDYVYPFNMFTKLELGYQLFYQAINYNYTNNEIEYKPFQYSELRNAGYTGITFKKKKWAGLANIRLEHSLNDINKNEQSNYICILPSTSVQYKINGKQNIKANYNRRINRPGINNLYPYVKISDFQFSQGNPYLEPEYSDKFQLTYSLNFNSNFISTNIYYTKFSDKIGIAYKYIESNSESDESFIVSYPKNLLNGFERGIGLNATLKFLNINARLYQGHLDEYKEENIEAQKYSSFSVNGYLYSKLPFKMRGFAYFNYDGVDVNLQSKIYNTPFYGFGAQKNIGNHTLGFFYLLPFSKNVTVNRTETYTSGFNSKTTFDLDLSYFIQIMYSYRFNNGKSVKKTHREIETEDNFKTKGVNSNLF